A genomic segment from Nicotiana sylvestris chromosome 1, ASM39365v2, whole genome shotgun sequence encodes:
- the LOC138872067 gene encoding uncharacterized protein → MRGAGRKDELLMVYFSQSLSGSALEWYTWQDHERWYTWEDLAQPFACHFQYNLEIIPDRLSLTKLEKTHNESFREYGFRWREQAVRVDPPIKEITFSDDELPVEGTEHNRALYLTVKYEDFVVTRVLVDNGSSANIFPLSTLNKLKVDDERILKNSICVQGLDGGGKDSVGDIVLELTIGPVEFTIEFQVLDVAVSYNLLLGRPWIHATKAVSSTLHQMVNFEWDRQKIVVYGEDNLCVPSDAIGLGASLQGIVQPVSLLKNMDTFGLGFKHTVADVKRARKLKQRVWVLPKPIPRLSRSFVRHGAKKYPATTVPSFVVGPDKEFLERFEKLFDEVNMVEAGEGSSKADVHFVGPSANINNWEVTHLPTRKEFWVVIQILCSVHLDILMDEEDTEKTAFITPWGIYCYMVMPFGLKNVGATYMRAMTTIFHDMIHKEIEVYVDDVIIKSRK, encoded by the exons atgaggggagctggcaGGAAAGACGAGCTGCTAATGGtgtatttcagtcagagtctgagtggatCAGCGTTGGAATGGTATACTTGGCAGGATCACgaaagatggtacacatgggaagATCTAGCCCAgccatttgcttgtcacttccagtacaatctcgagattattccggatcgtctgtctttgacGAAACTTGAGAAAACGCACAATGAGAGTTTTAGggagtatggttttaggtggagagaacaggcagtaagggttgaccctccgataaaagaaa tcactttttctgatgatgagttgcccgtggagggtactgagcacaatagagccctctatcttacggtGAAATACGAAGATtttgtggttactcgggtactggtcgacaatggttccagtgcaaatattttccctctttccactctgaacaagttgaaggtggatgatgaaagaattctcaagaacagtatttgcgttcaGGGactcgacggtggagggaaagattcagtcggggacatagtgcttgagcttacaatagggccagttgaatttaccatagagttccaggtgctcgatgtggctgtttcttacaatctgttgttgggtcgaccttggattcatgctacCAAAGCAGtctcgtctactctgcatcaaatggtcaattttgaatgggatagacagaaAATTGTTGTgtacggcgaagataatttgtgtgttcccagtgatgccatt ggtttgggtgcatccttgcaaggtatcgtacagccggtgtctctcctCAAAAAcatggatacatttggtttggggttcaagcacACAGTTGCAGATGTgaaaagagccagaaagttgaaacagagggtctgggtcctcccaaagcccatcccacgactctccagatcatttgttaggCATGGCGCCAAGAAATACCCAGCAACAACAGTTCCCAGTTttgtggttggtcctgataaggagtttcttgaaaggtttgagaaattattcgacgaggtgaacatggtggaagctggagagggttctagcaaggcggatgtgcattttgttgggcccagtgcaaatattaacaattgggaagtTACTCATCTCCCCactaggaaggagttttg ggttgtaattcagattctatgttccgtccatttggat atcttaatggatgaggaagatacagagaagacagcattcatcacgccatggggaatatACTGCTACATggtcatgcctttcggtttgaaaaatgttggggcaacttacatgagggcaatgacaaccatattccatgacatgatacacaaggagatcgaggtttatgtggatgatgtgatcataaagtctagaaagtag